One segment of Enterobacter ludwigii DNA contains the following:
- the dcp gene encoding peptidyl-dipeptidase Dcp, with amino-acid sequence MSATNPFFESSLLPYQAPRFDEINDGHYRPAFDEAIRQKRAEIDAIVAQTAAPDFNNTVLALEKSGAMLSRVSSVFFAMTSAHTNDDLQALEEQISTELAALANDIWLNDTLFSRVESVWQDCAALDAESRRLAEETYQHFVLAGARLNDAEKAELKALNTEAATLTSQFNQRLLAATKAGGLVVDYAHQLDGLSPDEIATAAHAAAEKGLNDRWLIPLLNTTQQPALSALRDRQTRENLFNAGWTRTQKGDENDTRALILRLTALRARQAKLLGFEDYASWSIADQMAKTPAAALAFMRGIVPAARTRATLEQADIQNVIDDEQGGFTVQAWDWAFYAERVRQAKYALDESQIKPYFALNTVLQDGVFWAASQLFGLRFVERFDIPVYHPDVRVWEIFDHTGEGMALFYGDFFARESKAGGAWMGNFVEQSYEFASRPVIYNVCNYQKPANGQTALISWDDVVTLFHEFGHTLHGLFASQRYASLSGTNTPRDFVEFPSQINEHWASHPQVFAHYARHYQTGEPMPEALRDKMLNATQFNKGYDMTELLSAALLDMNWHGISEPVDDVDTFEAAALHKEGLDLPAVPPRYRSSYFAHIFGGGYAAGYYAYLWTQMLADDGYQWFVEQGGLTRENGQKFREAILSRGNSSDLAELYRQWRGHDPKIEPMLKNRGLNA; translated from the coding sequence ATGTCGGCCACTAATCCCTTTTTTGAAAGCAGCCTGTTGCCTTATCAGGCACCCCGATTCGACGAAATCAACGACGGCCACTACCGCCCGGCATTCGATGAAGCGATACGCCAGAAGCGAGCCGAAATTGACGCGATTGTCGCGCAAACGGCCGCCCCCGATTTCAACAATACCGTGCTGGCGCTCGAAAAAAGCGGTGCCATGCTCTCGCGTGTCAGCAGTGTTTTCTTCGCCATGACCTCTGCGCACACCAATGATGACTTACAGGCGCTTGAGGAGCAGATCTCTACCGAGCTTGCTGCCCTGGCGAACGATATCTGGCTTAACGACACGCTGTTCTCTCGCGTGGAGAGCGTCTGGCAGGATTGTGCTGCGCTGGACGCCGAATCCCGTCGGCTGGCAGAAGAGACGTACCAGCACTTTGTGCTGGCCGGTGCGCGGCTGAATGATGCAGAAAAAGCGGAGCTGAAAGCGCTGAATACCGAGGCGGCGACCCTCACCAGCCAGTTTAATCAGCGTCTGCTGGCCGCCACCAAAGCCGGTGGGCTGGTCGTGGATTATGCTCATCAGCTTGATGGACTCAGTCCTGACGAGATTGCGACGGCTGCCCATGCCGCCGCGGAGAAAGGGCTGAACGATCGCTGGTTGATTCCGCTGCTGAATACCACTCAACAACCCGCTCTTTCCGCGCTGCGTGACCGTCAGACGCGCGAAAATTTGTTTAACGCGGGCTGGACGCGTACCCAGAAAGGGGATGAAAACGATACCCGGGCACTGATCCTGCGTCTCACCGCGTTGCGTGCGCGTCAGGCAAAATTGTTGGGGTTTGAGGACTACGCAAGCTGGAGTATCGCCGATCAAATGGCGAAAACACCTGCCGCCGCGTTGGCTTTTATGCGCGGAATTGTGCCCGCCGCACGCACCCGAGCGACGCTTGAGCAGGCCGATATCCAAAACGTGATTGATGACGAGCAGGGCGGGTTCACCGTGCAGGCGTGGGACTGGGCCTTTTATGCTGAGCGTGTGCGCCAGGCGAAATATGCTCTCGACGAGTCGCAAATCAAGCCGTACTTTGCGCTCAACACCGTGTTGCAGGATGGCGTATTCTGGGCTGCAAGCCAGCTGTTTGGCCTCCGCTTTGTCGAGCGTTTCGATATTCCGGTTTACCATCCTGATGTCCGTGTGTGGGAAATTTTCGACCACACCGGTGAAGGGATGGCGCTGTTCTACGGTGATTTCTTTGCCCGCGAATCGAAAGCCGGTGGGGCGTGGATGGGGAATTTCGTCGAGCAATCGTATGAGTTTGCCTCGCGCCCGGTTATCTACAATGTCTGCAACTATCAAAAACCGGCTAACGGTCAGACGGCGCTGATCTCCTGGGACGATGTGGTTACCCTGTTCCACGAGTTTGGTCATACGCTGCACGGTCTGTTTGCCAGCCAGCGCTACGCCTCCCTCTCCGGCACCAATACGCCGCGTGATTTTGTCGAGTTCCCATCGCAAATCAACGAGCACTGGGCGAGCCATCCGCAGGTGTTTGCCCACTATGCCCGCCACTATCAGACAGGAGAGCCGATGCCCGAGGCGCTGCGCGATAAAATGCTTAACGCGACGCAGTTTAATAAAGGTTATGACATGACCGAGCTGCTTAGCGCTGCGCTGCTGGATATGAACTGGCACGGCATCAGCGAACCCGTGGACGATGTTGACACCTTTGAAGCCGCAGCACTGCACAAAGAGGGACTGGATCTGCCCGCCGTTCCACCGCGCTATCGCAGCAGCTACTTCGCCCATATCTTCGGCGGCGGCTATGCGGCAGGGTATTACGCCTACCTGTGGACGCAGATGCTGGCAGACGATGGCTATCAGTGGTTTGTTGAGCAGGGCGGCTTAACTCGCGAGAACGGGCAAAAATTCCGTGAAGCGATTTTGTCGCGCGGGAACAGTAGTGATTTAGCTGAACTTTACCGCCAGTGGCGTGGGCACGATCCGAAGATTGAACCGATGCTGAAGAATCGTGGATTGAATGCTTAA
- a CDS encoding DUF1963 domain-containing protein — protein MFPLLQIRVDELPVIPEQLKGIALLVLYHNMESHPFDKPHGEGWLIREYATLDGLELLPAINTPYRAFPVRWVSVNDDAPGWEDAWDIIDLSHVNDDEDASDRFYDGFNRYRGTKVGGYPMEIQHGVGIQDFVFQVGSEEKVNWMWADNGIGYFHKSPEGLWTFSCQFY, from the coding sequence ATGTTTCCGCTTCTCCAGATTCGCGTAGATGAGCTTCCCGTGATTCCTGAACAACTGAAGGGGATCGCGCTCTTAGTGCTTTATCATAATATGGAAAGCCATCCATTTGATAAACCTCATGGCGAGGGGTGGTTAATACGAGAATACGCCACCCTTGATGGGCTTGAGTTATTGCCTGCAATTAACACTCCATATCGAGCATTTCCGGTTCGGTGGGTGAGTGTCAATGATGATGCTCCAGGATGGGAGGACGCTTGGGATATTATTGACTTGTCTCACGTAAACGATGATGAGGATGCAAGTGATAGATTCTATGATGGTTTTAACCGGTACAGGGGAACCAAGGTTGGAGGATATCCAATGGAGATACAACATGGTGTGGGGATTCAAGATTTTGTCTTTCAAGTGGGGTCAGAAGAAAAAGTAAACTGGATGTGGGCGGACAATGGTATCGGCTACTTTCACAAATCCCCAGAGGGGCTTTGGACGTTTTCATGTCAGTTTTACTAG
- a CDS encoding AAA family ATPase: protein MDIASVTTSEKPTLHLLCGKIASGKSTLSAKLGALPGTIIVSEDYWLAALFANEMQSIANYVQYSSRLRNAMKPHLVSLLKAGLSVVLDFPANTQTNREWMMSIIKESGASNRLHYLKVTDEVCKSRLRARNAEGMHKFIASDQQFETITHFFAEPTADEGFDIIEYS, encoded by the coding sequence ATGGATATCGCTTCAGTAACAACGTCAGAAAAACCCACTTTGCACTTGTTATGTGGGAAAATTGCATCAGGCAAATCCACATTGTCAGCAAAGTTAGGTGCATTACCCGGCACCATAATTGTCAGTGAAGATTATTGGCTGGCTGCCCTCTTTGCCAATGAAATGCAATCCATAGCTAATTATGTGCAGTATTCCTCAAGACTCAGAAACGCTATGAAGCCTCACCTGGTGTCGCTACTCAAAGCGGGTTTATCCGTAGTTCTGGACTTTCCGGCAAACACACAAACCAATCGTGAATGGATGATGAGCATCATTAAGGAGTCAGGTGCCAGTAACAGGCTGCATTACCTGAAAGTTACTGATGAAGTATGTAAATCCCGCTTGCGCGCCCGTAATGCAGAAGGAATGCATAAATTTATAGCCTCAGATCAACAATTTGAAACCATAACGCACTTTTTCGCAGAGCCAACGGCTGATGAAGGGTTTGATATTATTGAATACAGCTGA